The following proteins come from a genomic window of Labeo rohita strain BAU-BD-2019 chromosome 25, IGBB_LRoh.1.0, whole genome shotgun sequence:
- the zpd gene encoding zona pellucida glycoprotein d isoform X3: protein MAHYPKSQVFLHLATLLCAVGSISVATMNVTCGKDFISILVDEEFFQYYNVGVESVHLTNASCRAHREIISGSAYFAVHTPMDQYTACGGKPLEVEYNSLKNITHIAYSLTLMSDPPVYGNIVRDPVVQIEYKCIYPYIRRLSLAFPIISFSSERVFKVDEVDAKVEMSLFKDHTYTEAFTSAPTIKLGDQIYVQIQVTEPEDFFHLKVNECWATQTPQANDKTGFSHTLLLNGCTSDKTTSFGNGTAHPAGRNGEGSTVRYSFDMFRFAYEPHSFYLHCTVHLCTPEDGKSCIPECKTVSKREVVMDEQAQGLLSYGPIRQELPVRPMINLLALVLPLAVIWTLGIFLFILISIAKAGNRRHMTNS, encoded by the exons TCGCAACAATGAATGTGACGTGTGGCAAAGACTTTATTTCCATCCTTGTGGATGAAGAGTTCTTCCAGTACTACAATGTGGGAGTAGAGTCTGTTCATCTGACTAACGCCAGCTGCCGTGCACATAGAGAGATCATCTCTGGATCAGCCTATTTCGCAGTGCACACACCAATGGACCAGTACACTGCCTGTGGAGGCAAACCTCTGGAGGTGGAGTACAATTCACTT AAGAACATAACGCACATCGCATACTCCTTAACGCTGATGTCTGACCCACCTGTCTATGGAAATATTGTGAGAGATCCAGTGGTGCAGATTGAGTACAAGTGCATCTATCCGTACATCCGTCGACTCAGCCTGGCATTTCCCATCATCTCTTTCTCCAG TGAAAGAGTGTTCAAGGTGGACGAAGTGGATGCCAAAGTGGAGATGAGCTTGTTTAAAGATCACACATACACTGAGGCTTTCACCAGCGCACCTACTATTAAGCTTGGGGATCAAATCTACGTCCAGATCCAAGTGACAGAACCAGAAGACTTCTTCCATCTGAAAGTGAATGAGTGTTGGGCTACTCAGACTCCTCAAGCTAATGATAAGACGGGCTTTAGCCACACACTGCTTCTAAATGG GTGTACAAGTGACAAAACAACTTCATTTGGTAATGGTACGGCGCATCCTGCGGGAAGAAACGGCGAGGGGTCGACTGTCCGCTATTCGTTTGATATGTTTCGGTTTGCATACGAGCCCCACAGTTTCTACCTGCACTGCACTGTGCATCTCTGCACACCTGAGGATGGAAAGTCTTGTATTCCT GAATGTAAAACTGTATCCAAAAGAGAGGTGGTTATGGATGAGCAGGCTCAAGGCCTGCTGTCTTATGGACCAATCAGACAAGAGCTACCAGTCAGACCCATGATaa ATCTCCTCGCATTGGTTCTTCCATTGGCAGTGATTTGGACACTGGGCATCTTCCTTTTCATCCTTATCAGTATTGCCAAAGCCGGAAATCGACGACACATGACAAATAGCTAA
- the mmp15a gene encoding matrix metalloproteinase-15, translating into MSARRSRSHRSLRPVTIIFILLFVNIAETTAEDDSFNAESWLRTYGYLSQASRQMSTMQSAQILSSAIKDMQRFYGLEVTGHMDLATLNAMKRPRCGVPDHFEESTEGGTRRKRYALTGHKWDQDKLTYSIQNHSPKVGQEQTYEAIRKAFQVWEKVTPLRFEEVPYHEIKNGSEGPDIILLFASGYHGDMSLFDGEGGSLAHAFFPGPGMGGDTHFDTDEPWTLNQREGSGVDLFLVAVHELGHALGLEHSNNPYAIMAPFYQWMDTESFSLTEDDINGIHQIYGPPETFTTQAPPTTTLFTTTAEPEPTTTVAQPKTTRPSRQPTKPWVPPVQPTRRSHRPKPTARSDQDAPDICEGNFDTVTMLRGEMFVFKGRWFWRVRRNRVLDNYPMPISLFWMGLPENIDAAYERHDGKFVFFKGSKYWLFREADVEPGYPQDLFRYGQGMPDRVDTAVWWEPSGYTYFFRGDRYWRFSEESRAVDKDYPKPVSVWGSIPGSPKGAFLSDDGAYTYFYKDSRYWRFDNKRTKVDTGYPRSILKDFMGCRVHFDVETEVTPDHRSPETNDKNQNADDYKTDDEEDVDEEDEKKEVDVILRVNETDEHIMTLILVTVPLVLVLCILGVIYIIITTLQRKETPKVLVHCKRSLQQWV; encoded by the exons ATGTCAGCCCGCAGGAGTAGATCTCATCGGTCGCTGCGACCCGTTACTATAATTTTCATCCTGCTGTTTGTCAACATTGCTGAAACAACTGCAGAAGATGATTCCTTCAACGCAGAG TCATGGCTGAGGACGTATGGCTACCTGTCCCAGGCTAGCAGACAGATGTCCACCATGCAGTCAGCCCAGATCCTTTCTAGTGCCATTAAGGACATGCAGCGCTTCTATGGCCTTGAGGTGACCGGACACATGGACTTGGCCACTCTGAA tgccaTGAAAAGACCTCGCTGTGGAGTGCCTGATCATTTTGAGGAGTCAACAGAGGGAGGTACTCGGCGTAAGCGGTACGCGCTTACTGGCCACAAGTGGGATCAGGACAAGCTGACTTACAG TATTCAGAACCACTCACCCAAAGTGGGCCAGGAGCAGACCTACGAGGCTATTCGCAAAGCCTTCCAGGTTTGGGAGAAAGTAACACCTCTGAGGTTCGAGGAGGTCCCGTATCACGAGATAAAGAATGGCAGTGAGGGGCCTGACATAATACTACTGTTTGCTTCTGGATATCATGGTGATATGTCTCTCTTCGATGGGGAAGGAGGCTCTCTGGCACATGCTTTTTTCCCCGGTCCTGGAATGGGAGGAGACACACATTTTGACACAGACGAGCCATGGACCTTGAACCAACGGGAGGGCTCAG GTGTTGACTTGTTTCTAGTTGCGGTTCATGAGTTGGGTCACGCGCTGGGGTTGGAACACTCTAACAACCCTTACGCCATCATGGCGCCTTTCTACCAGTGGATGGACACAGAAAGTTTCTCACTGACTGAAGATGATATAAATGGCATTCACCAGATCTATG GACCTCCAGAGACTTTCACCACTCAAGCACCTCCCACCACAACCCTGTTTACAACCACTGCTGAGCCGGAGCCCACCACTACAGTGGCCCAACCGAAAACAACCAGACCCTCGCGGCAGCCCACCAAGCCCTGGGTGCCTCCGGTCCAACCCACCAGGAGGTCCCATAGACCCAAGCCCACAGCACGCTCGGATCAGGATGCACCGGACATCTGCGAGGGGAACTTTGACACCGTGACCATGTTGAGAGGGGAGATGTTTGTGTTTAAG GGTCGGTGGTTTTGGAGGGTTAGGAGGAACCGGGTTCTGGATAATTACCCAATGCCAATCTCCTTGTTCTGGATGGGGCTTCCAGAGAACATAGACGCTGCCTATGAACGGCATGATGGGAAATTTGTATTCTTTAAAG GAAGTAAATACTGGCTTTTCAGAGAAGCAGACGTGGAGCCCGGATACCCTCAGGACTTGTTTCGTTATGGTCAAGGCATGCCTGACAGAGTGGACACAGCAGTGTGGTGGGAACCATCTGGGTATACGTACTTCTTCAGAGGAGACAG ATATTGGCGGTTTAGTGAAGAATCCCGTGCCGTGGATAAAGACTACCCTAAACCAGTGAGCGTGTGGGGATCCATTCCTGGCTCCCCGAAAGGGGCCTTCCTCAGCGATGATGGAG CGTACACTTACTTCTACAAAGACTCCAGATACTGGAGGTTCGATAACAAGCGAACGAAGGTTGACACTGGATACCCAAGATccattttaaaagatttcatGGGCTGCCGGGTGCACTTTGATGTGGAAACGGAAGTCACACCCGACCATCGATCGCCTGAGACGAACGACAAGAATCAAAACGCTGACGACTACAAAACCGATGACGAAGAAGATGTTGATGAAGAAGATGAGAAAAAAGAAGTAGATGTCATTCTAAGAGTGAACGAAACTGATGAACACATAATGACCCTCATTTTAGTGACTGTACCTCTTGTTCTGGTGCTGTGCATTCTGGGAGTCATATACATCATCATCACCACACTCCAGAGAAAAGAGACGCCCAAAGTGTTAGTTCACTGCAAAAGATCCCTGCAGCAGTGGGTCTGA